In the Brassica napus cultivar Da-Ae chromosome A7, Da-Ae, whole genome shotgun sequence genome, one interval contains:
- the LOC106356470 gene encoding putative leucine-rich repeat receptor-like protein kinase At2g19210 — MGHPLISFASFFAVLVLLVRAQDQSGFVSIDCGIPDDSSYNDETTDIKYVSDAAFVESGTIHSIDTQFQTSSLEKQFQNVRSFPDGKRNCYDVQPPRGKGFKYLIRTRFMYGNYDTLGKAPEFDLYLGVNLWDSVKIDNATMIVTKEIIHTHRSDHVHVCLVDKAKGTPFLSVLELRLLKSDTYETPYDSLMLNKRWDLGGLGNLPVRYKDDVFDRIWIPLRFPRYTIFNASLTIDSNNNNGFQPARSVMNTATSPEDSNQDIIVYWEPEDPTWKYYVYMHFAEVVELPSNETREFSVLLNEKSINMTAFSPRYLYTDTLFVQNPVSGPRLEFLLRRTDKSTLPPMINAIETYRVNEFLQSPTDQQDAQAIMMIKSKYGVKKNWLGDPCGPVNYPWKDINCSYVNNEPPRIVSVNLSFSGLTGQIDPAFSNLTSLQKLDLSNNSLTGKVPDLLGNLHNLTELNLEGNKLVGALPAKLLERSNNKLLVLRVGGNPDLCVSASCQNTSEKTKKNVYIIPLVASVAGVLGLVIAIALFLMYKKRNRSGGSNGVRTGPLDTTKRYYKFSEVVKITNNFERVLGQGGFGKVYHGVLNENQVAVKILSESSTQGYREFRAEVELLLRVHHKNLTALIGYCNEAEKMALIYEFMANGTLGDYLSGKKSYVLSWEERLQISLDAAQGLEYLHSGCKPPIVQRDVKPANILINEKLQAKIADFGLSRSVALDGTNQSTTAVAGTIGYLDPEYQSMQQLSEKSDVYSFGVVLLEVVTGQPVILRSRATAENVHITDRVELLLSTGDIKGIVDPKLGERFDAGSAWKIIEVAMACASRSSKNRPTMSQVVAELKESVSRARDGGGSGATSVTGPAMTAGESGMFPQAR, encoded by the exons ATGGGGCATCCGTTGATTTCATTCGCAAGCTTCTTTGctgttcttgttcttcttgttcgTGCTCAAGACCAATCAG GTTTTGTCAGTATAGATTGCGGTATACCGGATGATTCAAGTTACAACGATGAAACCACTGACATTAAATACGTTTCAGATGCTGCTTTTGTTGAGTCGGGAACAATTCATAGCATAGATACTCAGTTTCAGACAAGTTCTCTTGAGAAGCAGTTTCAAAACGTTAGGAGCTTCCCTGACGGCAAGAGAAACTGTTACGATGTTCAGCCTCCTCGGGGAAAAGGCTTCAAGTATTTGATCAGAACACGGTTCATGTACGGCAACTATGATACTCTAGGAAAAGCACCCGAGTTCGATCTTTATCTTGGGGTCAATCTATGGGACTCTGTTAAAATAGATAATGCAACAATGATAGTTACCAAAGAGATTATCCACACTCATCGTTCAGATCATGTTCATGTGTGTCTTGTTGATAAAGCCAAAGGAACACCATTCTTGTCTGTGCTAGAACTCAGGCTTTTGAAGAGCGATACATACGAGACTCCTTATGATTCATTGATGCTGAACAAAAGATGGGATCTTGGGGGACTTGGTAATCTTCCTGTCAG GTACAAAGATGACGTTTTTGACAGGATATGGATACCTCTGAGGTTTCCAAGGTATACAATCTTCAACGCATCGCTCACAATAGATTCGAATAACAACAATGGATTCCAGCCCGCTCGCTCTGTCATGAACACTGCAACTTCACCTGAGGACTCAAACCAAGACATCATCGTTTATTGGGAACCAGAGGATCCTACTTGGAAGTACTACGTGTATATGCATTTTGCAGAAGTTGTGGAACTTCCAAGTAACGAGACCAGAGAGTTCTCAGTGCTTCTGAACGAGAAGTCAATCAACATGACCGCTTTTAGCCCTCGCTACTTGTATACGGACACGCTTTTCGTTCAGAACCCAGTGAGCGGTCCAAGACTCGAGTTTCTTCTTAGACGTACTGATAAATCTACGCTTCCACCGATGATTAACGCAATTGAAACATACCGAGTTAATGAGTTTCTTCAGTCACCTACTGACCAACAAGATG CTCAAGCAATTATGATGATAAAGTCCAAATATGGAGTGAAGAAGAACTGGCTTGGAGATCCATGTGGTCCAGTCAACTATCCTTGGAAGGATATCAATTGCAGCTACGTTAATAACGAGCCTCCAAGAATCGTTTCTGT TAACTTATCCTTCAGTGGCTTGACTGGTCAGATTGATCCAGCCTTCTCCAACCTTACCTCATTACAGAAGCT GGACTTATCAAACAACAGTTTAACAGGGAAAGTACCTGATCTCCTTGGAAATCTACATAACTTGACAGAGTT AAACTTGGAAGGAAACAAGTTAGTGGGTGCTCTTCCAGCGAAACTACTGGAAAGATCAAATAATAAGTTGCTTGTGCTAAG AGTTGGCGGGAATCCGGACCTCTGCGTGTCTGCTTCATGTCAAAATACGAGtgagaagacaaagaagaatgTATACATCATTCCATTGGTAGCATCTGTAGCGGGAGTTCTTGGTCTTGTAATAGCAATAGCTTTGTTCTTGATGTACAAGAAGAGAAATCGAAGTG GCGGCTCTAATGGTGTTAGGACTGGGCCATTGGACACAACAAAACGTTACTACAAATTCTCAGAAGTTGTGAAAATTACAAACAACTTTGAGAGAGTACTTGGACAAGGAGGTTTCGGAAAAGTATACCATGGTGTCCTAAATGAAAACCAAGTCGCTGTCAAGATTCTTTCTGAATCATCTACTCAAGGGTACAGAGAGTTCAGAGCAGAG GTTGAACTTCTCCTGAGAGTTCATCACAAGAACCTAACCGCACTTATTGGATACTGCAACGAAGCCGAGAAGATGGCGCTTATATACGAATTTATGGCTAATGGAACCTTAGGAGATTATTTGTCAG GGAAAAAATCTTATGTCTTGAGCTGGGAGGAGAGGCTACAAATATCATTAGATGCTGCACAAG GGCTTGAGTATCTTCACAGTGGCTGCAAGCCTCCCATTGTACAAAGAGATGTTAAGCCGGCTAATATACTTATTAACGAGAAGCTGCAGGCCAAGATTGCTGACTTTGGGTTATCTAGAAGCGTTGCATTGGACGGTACTAACCAGAGTACAACTGCAGTTGCTGGAACTATTGGTTATCTTGATCCGGA GTACCAATCGATGCAACAGTTAAGTGAGAAGAGTGATGTTTACAGCTTTGGGGTGGTTCTTTTGGAGGTTGTGACGGGCCAACCGGTGATTTTACGTTCAAGAGCAACAGCAGAGAACGTACACATAACTGACCGGGTCGAGTTGCTTCTGTCCACCGGAGATATCAAAGGCATTGTGGATCCAAAGCTAGGAGAGAGGTTTGATGCTGGTTCGGCATGGAAGATCATTGAAGTAGCAATGGCGTGTGCATCTCGTAGCTCTAAAAATAGACCTACCATGAGTCAGGTGGTTGCTGAACTGAAGGAGAGTGTAAGCAGAGCAAGAGATGGTGGAGGTTCCGGGGCCACTAGTGTTACAGGGCCGGCGATGACGGCTGGTGAATCGGGAATGTTTCCTCAAGCGAGGTAG
- the LOC106356472 gene encoding F-box/kelch-repeat protein At3g18720-like encodes MCSASPSSLFPEDLTVKPIVQAFPAPSNINIPSDLLREILSRLGLKANIHASLVCKTWFQVAVSVRKLQPHPWLFYPLKGEANGDYILLDRQRSQAYKLNFPDLKGHGFSCSRDGWLLVSTNFPSYLVFFFNPFTREYIYLPEAAPTSGYCLTFTAAPTSSSCLVISLNDRSICSYIEIATWRPGETLWTTHRFENLLPGRRWKSCVFSNGVLYCLTTFSNIGIFDPSKATWNILPVEPCPAFFQVDLGRRVLMTEHEGDISVMLTSRNKNPLMFKLNLKRNAWEEKRELGGLTVFAGHPTSLTRAGLSVEERNKIYPSHNGHLGVYYSLGTISSRFPTSNYLSNRIAWVDPPHNNFNL; translated from the exons ATGTGTTCAGCAAGTCCGTCGTCGTTGTTCCCGGAAGACCTTACAGTGAAACCTATTGTCCAAGCATTTCCAGCACC AAGCAATATAAATATTCCCTCAGATCTACTGCGGGAGATATTGTCCCGCCTTGGACTGAAAGCCAACATACATGCTTCTCTTGTCTGCAAGACATGGTTTCAAGTAGCTGTTTCTGTCAGGAAGTTACAGCCTCATCCTTGGCTTTTTTATCCACTAAAAGGAGAAGCAAACGGAGACTACATTCTTTTAGATCGGCAACGGTCTCAGGCATACAAGCTTAATTTTCCAGATTTGAAGGGCCATGGATTCTCTTGTTCTAGGGATGGTTGGTTGCTTGTGTCCACAAATTTCCCCTCGTACTTGGTATTTTTCTTTAACCCGTTTACCCGTGAGTACATATACTTACCCGAGGCTGCACCTACGTCAGGCTACTGCTTAACTTTCACAGCCGCTCCTACATCAAGTAGTTGTTTGGTGATCTCGCTTAACGATAGAAGTATCTGCTCATATATTGAGATTGCTACTTGGAGACCTGGCGAAACCCTATGGACCACCCATCGGTTTGAGAACTTGTTACCCGGTCGTAGATGGAAGAGTTGTGTCTTCTCAAATGGTGTGTTATATTGTCTCACTACTTTCAGCAACATTGGGATTTTCGACCCGTCTAAAGCAACCTGGAATATTCTACCAGTGGAACCCTGTCCCGCCTTTTTTCAGGTAGATTTGGGTAGACGAGTGTTGATGACGGAACATGAAGGAGACATATCTGTTATGCTTACAAGCCGCAACAAGAACCCATTGATGTTTAAACTAAACCTTAAACGCAATGCAtgggaagagaagagagagcttGGTGGCTTGACAGTATTTGCAGGCCACCCTACCTCCCTTACAAGAGCTGGTCTCTCGGTGGAGGAGAGGAACAAAATATACCCATCACATAATGGGCATCTCGGTGTGTACTATTCCCTTGGTACAATTAGCTCTCGTTTCCCTACGAGCAACTATTTGTCTAACCGCATTGCTTGGGTGGATCCTCCTCACAACAATTTTAATTTGTGA
- the LOC106356473 gene encoding senescence-induced receptor-like serine/threonine-protein kinase, whose amino-acid sequence MTILSSLSWISFLLLLFLVHGQHQSGFVSIDCGIPDDSSYNDETTDIKYVSDSTFVESGTSKSIAPELKTNTSLARQFHNLRSFPEGKINCYKVLPQQGKGFKYLIRTRFMYGNYDGLGKAPPAFDLYLGVNLWDSIVLDNSTTIITKEIIHTPSLDHFHVCLVDKNRGTPFLSVLEVRFLKNNTYETPYEALMLFRRWDLGSTSNLPVRYKDDVYDRIWMPSRFKNHMILNTSLPIDQNYNNRFNPASVVMSTATRAINASDYIILFWEPADPRLKFYVYMHFAEVEVLTRNQTREFTVYYNNDTRLAEKFRPSYLYTDTVFTPDPVTGPIHEFSFVQTSGEMLPPIINAMEIYQVNEFFQLSTDQEDVDAMTKIKDKYRLKKNWQGDPCVPVDYSWEGLDCIHSDNITNPRVISLNLSFSGLTGEIDPAFSNLTSIKKLDLAGNNLTGKVPYFLADLPNLTELNLEGNKLIGIVPRKLLERSKDGSLSLRYGGNPELCSSDSCEKTKKNNGYIIPVVASVIGLLVLFTALALFWHFKKRSHKGSNIQKTFKSSLYIIKKDIIIINTSNTPLFAGTNDANTGPLNTAQRYFKYSEVVSITNNFERVLGKGGFGEVYHGISDGDQVAVKILSEESAQGYKEFRAEVEILMRVHHTNLTSLIGYCNEGNNMVLIYEFMANGNLGDYLSGKMSFILSWEERLKISLDAAQGLEYLHYGCKPPIVHRDVKPTNILLNEKIQAKIADFGLSRSFPVEGSDQISTVVAGTIGYLDPEYYSTRQMNEKSDVYSFGVVLLEVITGQPVIASSRREKRHISDQVSSMLAKGNIKGIVDQRLGERYDAGSAWKMAELSLACTEQRSTHRPTMSQVVMGLKQIVDGRVNDHNNQGDSTKMVTVNLNSEMGPQAR is encoded by the exons ATGACAATTTTAAGTTCTCTTTCATGGATaagctttcttcttctactcTTTCTTGTTCATGGTCAACACCAATCTG GTTTTGTCAGTATAGATTGTGGTATACCTGATGATTCGAGCTACAATGACGAGACAACAGACATAAAGTATGTTTCCGATTCAACGTTTGTTGAGTCAGGAACAAGCAAGAGCATAGCTCCTGAGCTTAAGACAAATACTTCTCTTGCAAGACAGTTTCACAATCTAAGAAGCTTCCCTGAAGGTAAGATAAACTGTTACAAAGTGTTGCCTCAACAAGGTAAAGGATTTAAGTATTTGATCAGAACCCGTTTCATGTATGGAAACTATGATGGACTCGGAAAAGCACCACCCGCTTTCGACCTCTATCTAGGTGTTAATCTATGGGATTCTATTGTTCTTGACAATTCAACAACTATAATAACCAAAGAGATCATACACACTCCTTCTCTAGACCATTTTCATGTTTGTCTTGTTGATAAGAACAGAGGAACTCCTTTCTTGTCTGTTTTGGAAGTAAGGTTCTTGAAGAACAATACTTATGAGACTCCTTATGAAGCTCTCATGCTTTTTAGGAGATGGGATTTGGGTTCTACTAGTAATCTTCCTGTCAG ATACAAAGATGATGTCTATGATCGCATATGGATGCCGAGTAGGTTTAAAAACCATATGATACTGAATACATCACTCCCTATTGATCAAAACTACAACAACCGCTTCAACCCTGCTAGTGTTGTCATGAGTACCGCTACAAGAGCGATTAACGCTAGCGATTACATAATTCTGTTTTGGGAACCCGCGGACCCTAGGTTGaagttttatgtatatatgcatTTTGCTGAGGTTGAAGTGCTCACAAGAAACCAGACGAGAGAATTCACAGTTTATTACAACAATGACACAAGACTTGCTGAAAAGTTTAGACCTAGCTACTTGTATACGGATACAGTTTTCACACCAGATCCAGTAACCGGACCAATACATGAGTTTTCTTTCGTACAaacctctggagagatgctTCCACCGATCATTAACGCCATGGAGATATATCAAGTTAATGAGTTCTTTCAGTTATCAACTGATCAAGAGGATG TCGATGCGATGACGAAGATCAAGGATAAGTACAGACTGAAGAAAAATTGGCAAGGAGATCCATGTGTTCCTGTGGATTATTCTTGGGAAGGTCTTGATTGTATCCACAGTGATAACATTACTAACCCAAGAGTCATTTCTCT GAACTTATCTTTTAGTGGATTGACTGGAGAGATTGATCCAGCCTTTTCCAATCTTACATCCATCAAAAAACT GGACTTAGCAGGTAATAACTTAACAGGAAAAGTACCATATTTCCTTGCAGATTTACCAAATTTAACTGAGTT aaactTGGAAGGAAACAAGCTGATAGGAATAGTTCCACGAAAACTCCTTGAGAGATCAAAGGATGGATCACTTTCACTGAG GTACGGTGGAAATCCAGAACTTTGCTCGTCTGATTCATGcgaaaagacaaagaaaaataatgGTTATATCATTCCAGTAGTAGCATCAGTCATAGGGCTGCTCGTTCTTTTCACCGCATTAGCTTTATTCTGGCATTTCAAGAAAAGATCACATAAAGGTTCAAACATTCAAAAAACATTCAAAAGTTCATTGTATATAATAAAGAAAGACATAATCATTATAAACACTTCTAATACTCCTTTGTTTGCAGGTACCAATGATGCCAATACCGGTCCATTAAACACAGCCCAACGATACTTCAAATACTCAGAAGTTGTGAGTATCACAAATAACTTCGAGAGAGTTCTCGGCAAAGGAGGTTTTGGTGAAGTATACCATGGAATCTCAGATGGAGATCAAGTTGCAGTCAAGATACTTTCTGAAGAATCAGCTCAAGGTTACAAAGAGTTTAGAGCAGAG GTGGAAATTCTGATGAGAGTTCATCACACAAACCTGACCTCTCTTATCGGATACTGCAATGAGGGAAATAATATGGTTCTTATATATGAGTTTATGGCTAATGGGAACTTAGGAGACTACTTATCAG GAAAAATGTCATTTATATTGAGCTGGGAAGAGAGGTTAAAGATTTCACTAGATGCAGCGCAAG GGCTAGAGTATCTTCACTATGGTTGTAAGCCTCCTATAGTTCACAGAGATGTGAAGCCAACAAACATCTTACTAAATGAGAAGATCCAAGCCAAGATTGCGGACTTCGGTTTATCCAGAAGCTTCCCTGTTGAAGGAAGCGATCAGATTTCAACCGTTGTGGCTGGAACAATCGGTTACCTCGATCCCGA GTACTACTCGACGCGCCAAATGAACGAGAAGAGTGATGTTTATAGCTTCGGAGTTGTTCTTCTTGAAGTGATAACAGGGCAGCCTGTAATTGCATCCtcaagaagagagaagaggcATATAAGTGATCAGGTAAGTTCAATGTTAGCCAAAGGAAACATCAAAGGGATTGTGGATCAGCGTCTAGGAGAGAGATATGATGCTGGCTCTGCTTGGAAAATGGCAGAATTGTCCCTTGCTTGTACAGAGCAGAGGTCTACGCATAGACCAACGATGAGTCAGGTCGTTATGGGGCTGAAACAGATCGTTGATGGCAGAGTGAACGATCATAATAACCAAGGTGACTCGACAAAGATGGTTACAGTGAATCTGAATTCCGAAATGGGTCCTCAAGCAAGGTAG